The sequence below is a genomic window from Streptomyces sp. NBC_00582.
GCGCCGTTCGAGCCGCGCAGCACCTGGCCGCCGACGACGATGCCCAGGCCGATGCCGACACCGATCCGCAGATAGCCGAAGGTGTGCCGGCCGCGCGCGGCCCCCTCGTGCAGCTCGGCGAGGGCGGCGCAGTTGACGTTGTTCTCCAGGTGGACGGGGACGCCCGGGGGCAGGGCCACGGCCATGGCGTCGAAGACCGGTCCGGCCTTGGCGGTGGCGGGGCGCATCCCGCTGCCCTGCCGGTCGCGGGCGGTGACGTCGCCGACGGCGACGACGATGGAGCGCAGCGGCGCACCCTCGGGCAGCGCGGCGAGCGCCTCGCGTACGGCGTCCGCGGCGTCCTCGCGGGAGGCGGTGGCCTCGGCCAGCAGGGTGCCGTCCAGGGCGCAGCCCCTGACGCGGGTGTGCGCGGGGCCGAGGTCGACCGCCAGGACGGCACCGGCGACGGGACCGAGCCGGTATACCGCCGCGGAGCGGCCGGTGCCGCTGGAGGCGGTGCCGGAGTGCGCGGCCAGCCGGGCGCTCTCCAGTTCCGCCACGGCGGAGGAGACCGTCGGTTTGGAGAGCCCCGCCAGGCTCGCGAGCTGCGGCCGGGTGGCCGTGCTCGCCTGGGCCAGCACGGCGAAGACCGCGCTGGCGCTCTCGGTCAGGCGGGGGGCTTCCGCCACGTCGTGTTCCACAGTTTCCCCCACACGGGTACCGGGCCGCGCACCCGGCCGATCGGTTCGGCGGACTGCGGCGAAAGGATGCGACGACGGCGCGCGTTCCCCGCCCCGCGACGGCCCGGAAGGGGGCCGCGGTGGTCGAGTGCGCGACTTCTCTTGACGCACTGTACTTCGTTAGTTAACTTCCTAACGAACTTCACGGTACTCGCCTGCCGTGCTCGTCAGAAGCCCGTCCCGGGGCTTCCCTAGTTCACCAGAAACCAGCAATCCCGCAGGTCACGGTTTCGCCCACCGTCGCGGCTCGACGCACCGACGAAAGAGGATCCGTGCAGGACTCTCCCCCTTCGCGCCCCCTGGTGGTCGGCGTCGACGTGGGCGGCACCAAGACGCACCTCCGCGCAGTGGCGGGTGAGGACGTCGTGGCCGACCACGTCGGGCCCAGCAGCGGCTGGCGGCCGCACGACCACGCCGCCGCCGCTCACTGGCTGGCCGACCTGGTCCACGCGTCGCTGCCCCCTGGCGTTCGCCCCGCCGCGCTCGCCGTGGGCGCGCACGCCTGCGAGACCCCCCGGCAGTGCGCGCAGATCCGCGCCGCCGTACAGGAACTTCTCGGCGTCCCCGCGCACGTCGTGGGCGACGCCGAGCTTCTCGTGCCCGCCGCCGGACTGGCCAAGGGGGCCGGCCTGGTCGCCGGCACCGGTTCGGTCGCGGTGGGTCTGCTGCCCGACGGCACCCCCGTCCAGGTGGGCGGCTGGGGCGCGGTCCTCGGCGACGAGGGCGGCGCCGCCGGGCTCGTCCGGGAGGCGGCACGTGCCGTATGGGCCGCCCATGACCGCGGTGAGGAGCCGGACGCCCTGGCGGCCGGTCTCGTCGCCGCGTTCGACGTCCCCGAGGTGCCCGCGCTCGGCGCGGCCCTGGAGGGCGCCCGCGACGTCTCCGCCGAGTGGGGCCGGCACTCCCCCGTGGTCTTCGCGGCCGCCGACGCCGGCTCCGCGCTCGCCCGTGCCGTGATCGCCGAGGCGGGCGAGGCCCTCGCCGCACTCGTCGCCCGGCTCGCCGCCCGCGGACTCGCGGTCGACGACGTGGTGGTGGCGGGCGGCACGGTCCTGCACCAGCCCACGCTGTACGAGGCGTTCGCCGCCGCGCTGGAAAGCGCTGTACCGGGCGCCCGGCCGCAGCGGCTGACCGTGCCGCCGGTCCAGGGCGCGGTGGCGCTGGCCCGTTCGCTCCTGTGAGCCCCGGGCCTCACGTTCACCGGCAGGACATGTACACGTCGCCGGGCCCTCGCGGAAGCGACACGGCCCGGCCGTAGATCTTCGCTCGTACGCGTCATCCGGCTCACGAGTCGTCATCGGGCCCACGAGCCGCACATGAGCGCACCTCTTCCCTCTGGCCTCACGGCCGAAGAACTCAAGAGAGGCACACCCATGCCGTCACCCGCCGGGATCAACGCCCCCTCGGCCGTGAACAGAAGGCGCTTTCTGAAGGTCTCCTTCGGTGGCTCCGCCGCCCTGGTCGCCGCCCCGACGCTGGTCTCCTGGCTGGGCGCGGCCGATGCCAAGGCCGCCACGAGCCCGCTGCCGTTCGTCGACGACTACAAGACGAACGTCCTGGCGAACCTCACGCCCGAGACCAACGCCGTGGTGCGGGTCCTCGGCGGTTTCGCCCAGGTGTGGAAGACCGGCGCGGCCTGGAACACCGGCACCCCGCTGCGGCCCGACGTCCTGCGCGCCAACATGCGCTACTGCGCCGCGCTCACCGGCGCCCGCACGGAGGCCCAGGGCAAGGAGGCGTTCGTCTACGACCGCCAGCACCAGAGCTACGCGATGATCGCGGGCCTCGGCCCCCTGGCCGACCTGTACAAGGCCGGCGCCAAGGCGGTCACCTCGATCACCAGCGCCCCGGACACCACCCCCGCGACCACGATCAGCGACGCGGTGCCCGCCGACGCTCCGGCCGGCTCCGCGCTCGGCGCCGGCTCGTACACCTCGGACCTCGGCCAGGTCGCCAAGCTCGTCGACACCGTGCGCGGCCCCTACGCCTCCGGCAACCCGGGCAAGTACGCCTTCCAGTACCCGCGCCCGTGGCGCATGAACGAGAACAGCGAGGTCGTCGACACCGGGAAGACCGACGCGCTCGGCTACCCGGTCTACGACTCGAAGGTGGTCGTCGTCCCGCAGCTGCTGCGCCAGCGCGGCACCTCCCCGACCGACGACGGCGGCTTCCCGAGCGGCCACACCAACGCCTTCCACCTGGCGTCCCTGGCGTTCGCGTACGCCGTGCCCGAGCGGTTCCAGGAGCTCGTGACCCGCGCCCTGGAGCTCAGCCACACCCGGATCATGTCCGGCATGCACTCCACGGTCGACGTCATCGGCGGCCGCGTCATGGCCACCGCGCTCGCCGCGGCCACCCTCGCCGACCCGGCCAACGCCGGCCTGAAGGCCGCCGCCCGCGCCCAGGCCCTCGCCTACTTCACCGGCAGGACCGGGACGACGGCCGACACGCTGTTCGCCTACGCGCACTCCGACGCCTCCGACCGGTACGCCGACCGCGACGCCAACCGGCGTGCCGCCGAGCCGCGCCTGACGTACGTCCTGGAGCGCGAGGGCCGCAAGGAGCCCCTCACCGTGCCCAAGGGCGCCGAGGTGCTGCTGGAGACCCGCCAGCCCTACCTGAGCGCCGAGCAGCGCCGCGAGGTGCTGCGCACGACCGCGCTGCCCTCGGGGTACGTCCTGCTCGACGGCTTCGAGCAGTGGGGCCGCCTCAACCTGTTCGCCGCCGCCGACGGCTACGGCTCCTTCGACTCCGACGTCACGGTCACCCTGGACGCGGCGAAGGGCGGCTTCCACACGGCCGACGCCTGGCGCAACGACATCGAGGGCGACGGCTCCCTGACCAAGCGCGGCTCCGGCACCCTCACCCTGACCGGCCACAACCGCTACCACGGCGGCACGGTCGTGGAAGAGGGCACGCTCGTCGCGGGCCACGCGAACGCACTGGGTCAGGGCGACGTCCGGCTCACCGGCGGCACGGTCCGCGCCGAGCAGCCGCTGCGGGTGCGCGGCGCCTGGACCCAGTCGAAGGGCGCGACGCTGGACCTGCCGCTGCGCCGGGGCCACGGCGCGGCGCTCACCGTGTCCGGTCGGGTGACCCTGGGCCAGGGCTCGGTGCTGTCGCTGCGCCTGGACGAGAGGCAGCCCGCCCGCGCCGGGGACGTCGTCCCGGTGATCGACACCTGCGCGCTGCGCGGCCAGTTCGACGCGGTGGAGCTGAACTCCGCCACGCTGCGCGCCGTACCTCTCTACACGGCGGACGGTCTGTCGGTACGACTCCTGAAGCGGTGACGCCCCTGGCGGCGGGAGCCGGTGCACAGTGGCCTCGTGGCCGCCGCGCACCGCTTCCGCCGCCGCCCCGCGGGTGTCGCCTCGGGGCACACGATGAAGCACACCCAGCACACGGACACGGTCCCGCGACCGGTCGCGGGACCGCCGGCGGTACGCCCGCGCCCCTCGGCGCCGGTGCGCCGCAGACCCTGGCTCGTGCCGCTGCTCGTGGGCCTCCTCCTCGCCCAGATGGCCGCGGCGATGGTGACCACGGCCGTCCAGCAGACACCGACCGTCGACGAGCCGGTGTACGTGGCCACGGCCGCCGACTATCTGCACGAGCACCGGATCCGGTACAACCCCGAGCACCCGCCCCTGGGCAAACTCGTCGTCGCCGTCGGTGTCGCCGTCGCCGCCCCGCACGTCGACCCGCACGTCACCGGCGACCAGACCGCGGCCGGCCGGCATCTCCTCTACGAGTCGGGCAACGACCCGTGGCGGCTGATGCTCTGGGCACGACTGCCCGTGATCGTCCTGACGCTCCTGTTCGGGCTCGTGGTGTTCGGCTTCGCCCGTGATCTCGCCGGGCCCGCCCCCGCCCTGGCCGCGCTCGCCCTGTACGCCTTCTCCCCCGATGTGATCGCGCACGGTTCGCTGGCGACGCTGGACGTCCCGGCGGCCGGTTTCCTGCTGACCTCGGCCTGGCTGCTGTGGCGGTCCCGCCGCTCCGGACGGGCCCGGGTGTGCCTTCCGCTCGCCGGGGCCGCGCTCGGCGCCGCCCTCGCCACGAGGATGAGCGCGCTGCCCGCCGTACCCGTCCTGGTGGCCCTCGCCGCCTGGTCCGTGGGGCTCCGGCACGTGCGCCGGGCCCTGGCGGCGGCGGCCGTGGTGGCGACGGCCGCCGTGACGGTCGTCTGGCTGACGTATCTCGTGGTGGACCCCCGACTGCGCTGGGACCCGCGGGCGACACATGTGCCCGTCGTCCACGGGCTGCGCGGTCTGCTGGTCCGGCTGATGCCCTTCCCGGAGGCGTACCGCGACGGCATGCGGATGCAGTTCGGACTGGAGAACCAGTCCTGGCAGGGCTTCCTGTTCGGGCACGTCTACTCGGGGTCGCGCTGGTACTACCTGCCGGTCGCGCTGGTGGTGAAGACCCCGCTCGGGATGC
It includes:
- a CDS encoding ROK family protein, which encodes MAEAPRLTESASAVFAVLAQASTATRPQLASLAGLSKPTVSSAVAELESARLAAHSGTASSGTGRSAAVYRLGPVAGAVLAVDLGPAHTRVRGCALDGTLLAEATASREDAADAVREALAALPEGAPLRSIVVAVGDVTARDRQGSGMRPATAKAGPVFDAMAVALPPGVPVHLENNVNCAALAELHEGAARGRHTFGYLRIGVGIGLGIVVGGQVLRGSNGAAGELARLPYPWDDGREPRREALEEYIGARSLLRRAREAWAERDGPCPRTTERLFVLAGQGRASARAAVDRHAADVGRLAAAVTAVLDPGLIVLGGSTGADPGLLPGVRAELNRLSWPTEVVSSTVGDSGTVAGAARLAVARGVQTVTQAARPKD
- a CDS encoding N-acetylglucosamine kinase, whose protein sequence is MQDSPPSRPLVVGVDVGGTKTHLRAVAGEDVVADHVGPSSGWRPHDHAAAAHWLADLVHASLPPGVRPAALAVGAHACETPRQCAQIRAAVQELLGVPAHVVGDAELLVPAAGLAKGAGLVAGTGSVAVGLLPDGTPVQVGGWGAVLGDEGGAAGLVREAARAVWAAHDRGEEPDALAAGLVAAFDVPEVPALGAALEGARDVSAEWGRHSPVVFAAADAGSALARAVIAEAGEALAALVARLAARGLAVDDVVVAGGTVLHQPTLYEAFAAALESAVPGARPQRLTVPPVQGAVALARSLL
- a CDS encoding phosphatase PAP2 family protein, with amino-acid sequence MPSPAGINAPSAVNRRRFLKVSFGGSAALVAAPTLVSWLGAADAKAATSPLPFVDDYKTNVLANLTPETNAVVRVLGGFAQVWKTGAAWNTGTPLRPDVLRANMRYCAALTGARTEAQGKEAFVYDRQHQSYAMIAGLGPLADLYKAGAKAVTSITSAPDTTPATTISDAVPADAPAGSALGAGSYTSDLGQVAKLVDTVRGPYASGNPGKYAFQYPRPWRMNENSEVVDTGKTDALGYPVYDSKVVVVPQLLRQRGTSPTDDGGFPSGHTNAFHLASLAFAYAVPERFQELVTRALELSHTRIMSGMHSTVDVIGGRVMATALAAATLADPANAGLKAAARAQALAYFTGRTGTTADTLFAYAHSDASDRYADRDANRRAAEPRLTYVLEREGRKEPLTVPKGAEVLLETRQPYLSAEQRREVLRTTALPSGYVLLDGFEQWGRLNLFAAADGYGSFDSDVTVTLDAAKGGFHTADAWRNDIEGDGSLTKRGSGTLTLTGHNRYHGGTVVEEGTLVAGHANALGQGDVRLTGGTVRAEQPLRVRGAWTQSKGATLDLPLRRGHGAALTVSGRVTLGQGSVLSLRLDERQPARAGDVVPVIDTCALRGQFDAVELNSATLRAVPLYTADGLSVRLLKR
- a CDS encoding phospholipid carrier-dependent glycosyltransferase, with translation MKHTQHTDTVPRPVAGPPAVRPRPSAPVRRRPWLVPLLVGLLLAQMAAAMVTTAVQQTPTVDEPVYVATAADYLHEHRIRYNPEHPPLGKLVVAVGVAVAAPHVDPHVTGDQTAAGRHLLYESGNDPWRLMLWARLPVIVLTLLFGLVVFGFARDLAGPAPALAALALYAFSPDVIAHGSLATLDVPAAGFLLTSAWLLWRSRRSGRARVCLPLAGAALGAALATRMSALPAVPVLVALAAWSVGLRHVRRALAAAAVVATAAVTVVWLTYLVVDPRLRWDPRATHVPVVHGLRGLLVRLMPFPEAYRDGMRMQFGLENQSWQGFLFGHVYSGSRWYYLPVALVVKTPLGMLALWAAGAVALVAVRRLRPAAPYVLVPAAVLLASAMTGARNFGTRYAVFLPMFLAVAAGCVLAVRWRGRRAVTWALVAFVAVSSLRTFPYYLPYSNEAFGGPAKTHLRLHDSNADWGQDLGRLAGRLHGRYAGERVWLVYKGSGVPSFYGIRASDPRRAPLRKVHGVMAVSDSAVAKARGRLARLIDSSHAVDEVGHSITIYQR